The Pedobacter mucosus genome window below encodes:
- a CDS encoding lycopene cyclase domain-containing protein — translation MKYIYLLINIAVLFFPFILSFDKKVNFFSKWKFVLPAILITGVVFLVWDLLFVKLNVWSFNPDYIVGIKFWGLPLEEILFFLTVPYACIFIYECLNAYFPKDDLQKYSFSISNLFLGLCIAVLFFGYNRWYTVINFGFLFVVLAYVEYVNVEFRFMYKFYRAYLVSLIPFYIVNGFLTAIPVVMYNDHENLGFRVGTIPFEDHFYLMGLLLMNIYLYEFFKSKEFKKESIS, via the coding sequence ATGAAATATATTTATTTGCTTATAAACATTGCCGTACTATTTTTTCCATTTATTTTATCGTTTGATAAAAAGGTTAATTTCTTTAGCAAATGGAAATTCGTTTTGCCAGCAATTCTGATTACTGGTGTTGTGTTTTTGGTGTGGGATTTACTTTTCGTTAAATTAAATGTATGGTCGTTTAATCCAGATTATATTGTTGGAATAAAATTTTGGGGATTGCCGCTGGAAGAAATTCTATTTTTTTTAACCGTACCATATGCCTGTATTTTTATTTACGAATGTTTGAACGCCTATTTCCCTAAAGATGATTTACAAAAATATAGTTTCTCCATAAGTAATCTGTTTTTGGGATTGTGCATAGCCGTTTTATTTTTCGGCTACAACAGGTGGTATACGGTAATAAATTTCGGTTTCTTGTTTGTGGTTTTGGCATATGTGGAATATGTAAATGTCGAATTTAGGTTTATGTATAAGTTTTATAGGGCCTATTTGGTGTCGCTAATTCCTTTCTATATTGTTAATGGATTCTTAACTGCCATACCGGTCGTAATGTATAATGATCATGAAAACTTAGGTTTTAGGGTTGGTACAATTCCTTTCGAAGATCATTTTTATTTAATGGGCTTACTTTTAATGAATATTTATTTATACGAATTCTTCAAAAGTAAAGAGTTTAAAAAAGAAAGTATTTCTTAA
- a CDS encoding PfkB family carbohydrate kinase, with the protein MSLIIIGTVAFDAIETPFGKTDKIVGGAATYASLAASYFYNKAKIVAVVGGDFQKADIDIFNKHGIDTEGLQIKEGEKSFFWSGKYHNDMNSRDTLITELNVLENFDPIIPENYQDCEYLMLGNLTPQVQQTVIKRLKNRPKLIVMDTMNFWMDIMMDDLLETIKLVDVLTINDAEARQLSGEYSLVKAAKKILTMGPKYLIIKKGEHGALLFHEDQIFSAPALPLADVFDPTGAGDTFAGGFIGYMAKVGTINFNNMKNAIIYGSALASFCVEKFGTEKILNLTEAEIAARIQEFVSLSAFTIEA; encoded by the coding sequence ATGAGCCTGATAATCATAGGTACTGTAGCGTTTGATGCTATTGAAACTCCATTCGGAAAAACGGATAAAATTGTTGGTGGCGCTGCAACTTACGCTAGTTTGGCTGCTTCTTACTTCTATAATAAGGCGAAAATAGTTGCAGTTGTTGGTGGTGATTTTCAAAAAGCAGATATTGATATATTTAATAAGCATGGAATTGATACCGAAGGATTACAAATTAAAGAAGGTGAAAAATCATTTTTCTGGTCTGGAAAATACCATAATGATATGAATAGTCGCGATACTTTAATTACTGAATTAAATGTATTAGAGAATTTCGATCCCATTATCCCTGAAAATTATCAGGATTGCGAATATTTAATGTTAGGCAATCTAACCCCGCAAGTACAACAAACGGTGATCAAACGCCTTAAAAATCGTCCGAAATTAATTGTAATGGATACCATGAATTTTTGGATGGACATTATGATGGATGATTTATTAGAAACCATTAAATTGGTTGATGTTTTGACCATTAATGATGCCGAAGCCCGTCAATTATCAGGTGAATATTCTTTAGTTAAAGCAGCAAAGAAAATTTTAACTATGGGACCGAAATATTTAATTATTAAAAAAGGTGAACACGGTGCTTTGTTGTTTCACGAAGATCAAATTTTTTCTGCTCCGGCTTTGCCTTTAGCTGATGTTTTTGATCCAACTGGAGCTGGTGATACCTTTGCAGGTGGTTTTATTGGGTACATGGCAAAAGTCGGTACAATCAATTTCAATAACATGAAGAATGCAATTATTTATGGTTCTGCATTGGCATCTTTTTGCGTAGAAAAATTCGGAACAGAAAAAATATTAAACTTGACTGAGGCAGAAATTGCAGCTAGAATTCAAGAGTTTGTCAGCTTAAGTGCTTTTACAATTGAAGCCTAG
- a CDS encoding cytochrome b5 domain-containing protein — MALPVYTKQQLALRNGQDKPQIWVAYKGLIYDMTDSRMWRNGKHYEHWAGQDLTDELPDAPHTEAVFEKFIAIGEII, encoded by the coding sequence ATGGCTTTACCAGTTTATACCAAGCAACAACTTGCATTAAGAAACGGACAAGATAAACCTCAAATTTGGGTGGCTTACAAAGGCTTAATTTATGACATGACGGATAGCAGGATGTGGCGGAATGGAAAACATTACGAACATTGGGCAGGACAAGATTTGACAGATGAATTGCCTGATGCGCCGCACACAGAAGCTGTTTTCGAAAAATTTATTGCTATTGGTGAAATCATTTAA
- a CDS encoding winged helix-turn-helix transcriptional regulator has protein sequence MNFELEKETLFTHNCAKENCPEGVAGIRDALYVLNGKWKLPLIFTLSSGPMRFKDIQRSIGDITPKILSKELKELELNEFVIRNVYATTPVTITYQLTSYSQSLDKVLIELKDWGIQHRKRIVASRKSKSAVQE, from the coding sequence ATGAATTTTGAACTAGAAAAGGAAACTCTCTTTACTCATAATTGCGCTAAGGAGAACTGCCCCGAAGGCGTGGCAGGAATTAGAGATGCATTATATGTGCTAAATGGCAAATGGAAACTGCCACTTATATTTACGCTTTCCAGCGGACCAATGCGTTTTAAGGATATTCAGCGTTCGATTGGAGACATTACGCCAAAAATTTTATCTAAAGAACTAAAAGAACTGGAATTAAATGAATTTGTAATTCGCAATGTATATGCAACCACACCTGTAACCATTACCTATCAATTAACTTCCTACAGTCAATCTTTAGATAAAGTATTGATAGAACTTAAAGATTGGGGAATTCAACACCGTAAACGTATTGTAGCAAGTAGAAAATCGAAAAGTGCTGTACAAGAATAA
- a CDS encoding FMN-dependent NADH-azoreductase translates to MKKILHIISSPKGENSYSVKLGNAIIDKVKLANPGSIVSVKDLTVNPFPHLEEATLNAFYTPAENHTLENKKAIKNSDLAIAELKEADIIVIGAPLWNFGIPSVLKAWIDHIARANVTFKYSEAGPEGLIKGKTVYVAMASGAIYSSGPFQAFDFVSTYLKGLLGFLGMTDLTVFRVEGSAYPGQAEAALKTGIASIEL, encoded by the coding sequence ATGAAAAAGATTCTTCACATCATTTCAAGTCCAAAGGGCGAAAATTCTTATAGCGTTAAATTAGGTAATGCAATCATAGATAAGGTTAAATTAGCTAATCCAGGCAGCATTGTATCCGTAAAAGATTTAACTGTAAATCCATTTCCTCATTTAGAAGAAGCTACTTTAAACGCTTTTTATACGCCAGCTGAAAACCATACGCTTGAAAACAAAAAAGCCATTAAAAACTCTGATCTTGCCATTGCAGAGCTTAAGGAAGCCGATATCATTGTAATCGGTGCTCCATTATGGAATTTTGGTATTCCCTCAGTCCTTAAAGCATGGATTGATCATATTGCCCGTGCTAACGTTACTTTTAAATACAGTGAAGCAGGTCCAGAAGGTTTAATTAAAGGTAAAACTGTTTATGTCGCAATGGCTTCAGGCGCTATCTATTCAAGCGGACCTTTTCAGGCTTTCGATTTTGTTTCAACTTACCTAAAAGGTTTGTTAGGCTTTTTAGGGATGACAGACTTAACCGTTTTTCGTGTAGAAGGTTCTGCTTATCCTGGTCAGGCTGAAGCCGCTTTAAAAACAGGAATTGCAAGTATTGAGTTGTAA
- a CDS encoding DUF4256 domain-containing protein — protein sequence MNKKELSTQQNEDLLLVLRTRFENNLHRHKTIEWLNVKAKLEGNPEKCWSLNEMEITGGEPDIIEYDKSTDEFIFYDCAMESPKGRRSCCYDNEALVARKENKPKNSAIETAASMGIKILSESQYRVLQQYGNFDTKTSSWIETPGDIRKLGGALFADFRYNNIFVYHNGAESYYAARGFRGLLRV from the coding sequence ATGAATAAAAAAGAATTATCAACACAACAAAACGAAGATCTTTTGCTGGTTTTGAGAACCCGTTTTGAAAATAATCTTCATCGCCATAAAACAATAGAATGGCTTAATGTAAAAGCAAAGCTTGAGGGAAATCCCGAAAAATGCTGGTCGCTTAATGAGATGGAAATTACAGGTGGTGAGCCCGATATTATTGAATACGATAAAAGTACTGATGAGTTTATCTTTTATGACTGTGCGATGGAAAGCCCGAAAGGCCGAAGAAGTTGTTGTTACGATAATGAAGCTTTAGTAGCCAGAAAAGAAAATAAGCCAAAAAATAGTGCTATTGAAACGGCAGCTTCCATGGGGATTAAAATTTTATCTGAATCGCAATATCGGGTTTTACAGCAATATGGAAACTTTGATACAAAAACATCCAGCTGGATTGAAACACCCGGTGATATCAGAAAACTTGGTGGAGCCCTTTTTGCAGATTTTCGCTATAATAACATATTCGTTTACCATAATGGCGCAGAATCATATTATGCTGCAAGGGGTTTTAGAGGTTTGTTAAGGGTTTAA
- a CDS encoding GNAT family N-acetyltransferase produces the protein MIIRLAAVEDLPAIMVLVKKVVPLMHASGNFQWGNDYPNPEVFNKDIVANQLWVIEISEQIVGFSAITMDQDPEYADVGWDINESAIVVHRLAVDPDCQGLGIAKNLMKQAEIVAQAKGINILRVDTNSENIATRMLFPKLGYQFSGEIGLAKRPGLRFFCYEKLL, from the coding sequence ATGATTATACGACTGGCTGCGGTAGAAGATCTTCCAGCAATTATGGTTCTTGTAAAAAAAGTTGTCCCGCTTATGCATGCGTCTGGAAATTTCCAATGGGGAAATGATTATCCGAATCCTGAAGTTTTTAATAAAGATATCGTTGCTAATCAATTATGGGTAATTGAAATTTCGGAGCAAATTGTTGGGTTTTCAGCTATAACGATGGATCAAGATCCAGAATACGCTGATGTTGGATGGGACATTAATGAAAGTGCAATTGTGGTACATCGGTTAGCTGTAGATCCCGACTGCCAGGGTTTAGGCATAGCTAAAAATTTAATGAAGCAAGCTGAAATCGTGGCGCAAGCCAAAGGCATAAATATTTTAAGGGTTGATACAAACAGTGAAAATATAGCAACCAGAATGCTTTTTCCTAAATTAGGTTATCAATTTAGTGGAGAAATTGGTTTAGCCAAACGTCCAGGACTTCGATTTTTCTGTTATGAAAAGTTATTATAA
- a CDS encoding ester cyclase — MSKQDNIEVQKKFGEAANSGDFEKFNELVAEDSIDHDPAPGQKSGPEGYADFFSTMHKAFPDLKIAVEQMVADEENIAFAYTLTGTHQGEFMGIPATGKTISARGMQISKFKDGKMTERWGSTDELGILKQLGKTLD; from the coding sequence ATGAGTAAGCAAGATAATATTGAAGTACAAAAGAAATTTGGCGAGGCAGCAAATTCTGGAGATTTTGAAAAATTTAATGAATTGGTAGCGGAAGATTCAATTGATCATGATCCAGCTCCGGGTCAAAAATCAGGTCCTGAAGGATATGCTGATTTTTTTAGTACCATGCACAAAGCTTTTCCTGATTTGAAAATTGCTGTTGAACAAATGGTAGCTGATGAAGAAAACATCGCTTTTGCATATACACTTACAGGTACGCACCAAGGAGAATTTATGGGTATACCAGCAACAGGAAAAACAATTTCTGCAAGAGGTATGCAGATTAGTAAATTTAAAGATGGTAAAATGACTGAACGTTGGGGAAGTACCGACGAGTTGGGTATTTTAAAACAATTAGGCAAAACACTAGATTAA
- a CDS encoding SDR family NAD(P)-dependent oxidoreductase: MENKPQNSLSGKVAIITGADSGIGQATADELSAKGASILINYHNDKESAEKTLKIVEGNGGKGLIFQCDVSDYAQVQKMYETTVKELGVPYIIVNSAGIDSQGEMVDEMDIAIFDTAIKTNLYGTFYSCKEFIKLRKAEGGEGKIINISSVHEDIPRAGAAEYCASKGAVRNLTRCLSLELAEFKINVNNVAPGMILTPMNQQAIDDPKELEKQVQSIPLKRAGEPWEIAKLIAYLVSEDAAYATGQTYFLDGGLMQNIGQGA, encoded by the coding sequence ATGGAAAACAAGCCACAAAATTCCTTATCAGGTAAGGTTGCTATTATAACAGGTGCCGACTCTGGTATCGGACAAGCAACTGCTGATGAACTAAGCGCCAAAGGTGCCAGTATTTTAATTAATTATCATAACGATAAAGAAAGCGCTGAAAAAACCTTAAAAATTGTAGAAGGTAATGGGGGAAAGGGTTTAATTTTTCAATGCGATGTTTCTGATTATGCGCAAGTGCAAAAAATGTACGAAACAACGGTTAAAGAATTAGGCGTTCCCTATATCATCGTTAACTCAGCAGGTATCGATTCTCAGGGTGAAATGGTTGACGAAATGGATATTGCTATTTTTGATACTGCGATTAAAACTAATTTATACGGCACATTTTACAGCTGCAAGGAGTTTATTAAGCTTAGAAAAGCCGAAGGAGGCGAAGGTAAAATCATTAACATTTCATCGGTTCATGAGGATATACCAAGAGCAGGCGCTGCAGAATATTGCGCTAGTAAAGGCGCTGTTCGTAATTTAACGCGTTGCCTTTCGTTGGAATTGGCAGAATTCAAAATCAATGTAAATAACGTAGCTCCCGGAATGATTTTAACGCCAATGAATCAACAAGCTATTGATGACCCTAAGGAATTAGAAAAGCAAGTGCAAAGCATCCCGTTGAAAAGGGCAGGCGAACCTTGGGAAATAGCGAAACTGATTGCTTATTTAGTTTCAGAAGATGCTGCATATGCAACAGGACAAACCTACTTTTTAGATGGTGGCCTAATGCAAAATATAGGTCAGGGCGCATAA
- a CDS encoding M23 family metallopeptidase — protein MNFKLKLAFLSFIIFSATINVFSQEKESAVKINYQVNTNKSVDFNFEKTDEGTYTVMITFSSLTNTMGSNVQIVTVKGFGGRATTLTPTNKEQGVGFSYTYSYIRGKLNPKFNKDFVYLLPCKNGGKVKVGEASFVGATYFGNTTPDDWKVYRFYTKTEDTVTVVRKGIVVDIVGSNDTDGSEAIAFTSKTNSITVEHIDGTLATYTGFKKASIGVKVGQTVYPGTALGLNTKTNGNAVYGISLMLTYLKSTDFGNLKNRSLSSSKSFYGFITPHFCTNESADVTLISQQDYTSTYNPEIIKKEFSKKELKMNLK, from the coding sequence ATGAATTTCAAATTAAAATTAGCTTTCTTAAGTTTCATTATTTTTTCTGCTACGATAAACGTTTTTTCACAAGAAAAGGAAAGTGCAGTAAAAATTAATTATCAGGTTAATACGAACAAAAGTGTTGACTTCAATTTCGAAAAAACAGACGAAGGTACCTATACTGTGATGATTACCTTTTCATCACTCACAAATACAATGGGCTCGAACGTGCAAATTGTTACGGTAAAAGGTTTCGGTGGTCGGGCGACAACCTTAACACCCACTAATAAAGAGCAAGGAGTTGGCTTTTCATATACTTATTCGTACATCAGGGGAAAATTAAATCCAAAGTTTAATAAGGATTTCGTTTACCTATTGCCATGTAAAAATGGAGGAAAGGTTAAAGTAGGAGAAGCATCTTTTGTTGGCGCTACCTATTTTGGAAATACCACACCTGATGATTGGAAAGTTTATCGTTTTTATACTAAAACAGAGGATACAGTTACTGTAGTTAGAAAAGGAATAGTGGTAGATATTGTGGGTTCAAACGACACAGATGGTAGCGAAGCAATTGCCTTTACAAGTAAAACAAATTCAATTACAGTTGAGCATATAGATGGAACACTTGCAACTTATACAGGATTTAAAAAAGCATCAATTGGGGTTAAGGTTGGTCAAACTGTTTATCCCGGAACAGCGTTAGGCTTAAACACGAAAACAAATGGAAATGCCGTATATGGTATTTCACTAATGCTCACCTATCTTAAATCAACCGATTTTGGGAATTTAAAAAATAGATCTTTATCCAGTTCAAAAAGTTTCTACGGCTTTATAACGCCACATTTTTGTACAAATGAATCTGCAGATGTTACCTTAATTTCGCAGCAGGATTATACTTCTACATACAATCCAGAAATCATAAAAAAAGAGTTCTCTAAAAAAGAACTGAAAATGAACTTGAAATAA
- a CDS encoding SulP family inorganic anion transporter, whose protein sequence is MKSALQFFNFSQKINYKTEILAGLTVAMTMIPESLSFAILAGFPPLVGLYAAFIMGLVTAILGGRPGLISGGAGATVIVLIALMKTQGIEYVFAAVALAGIIQIIVGLFKLGKFVRLVPQPVMFGFVNGLAIIIFMSQLEQFKTVINGKSEWLSGNPLYVMLGLVALTISIVILLPKITKAVPSSLVAIIVVFIVVLGFGIDTKLVKNIASVAGGLPPFHIPKVPINFETLKIIFPYGLIMAGVGLTEGLLTLNLVDEITETKGNGNKESIAQGIANIFNGFFYGMGGCPMIAQTLVNLSAGSRARLSGIVAALTILIIILEGSSIIERVPMAALVGVMMMVAIGTFEWMSFRIVNRMPWQDIFVGIMVAVITVWLRNLALAVLIGVIVSALIFAWESAKRIRAKKFIDDDGVKHYEIYGPLFFGSVAAFNEKFDVASDPNFVVINFKDSRVFDMSGIDALNKLTERYKNANKKLHLKHLSEDCKRLLKNADEIIEVNILDGPSYLIANDK, encoded by the coding sequence ATGAAATCTGCTCTACAATTTTTTAACTTTTCACAAAAAATCAACTATAAAACAGAAATCCTTGCAGGTTTAACTGTAGCGATGACAATGATTCCAGAATCGTTATCGTTTGCAATATTAGCTGGTTTTCCGCCTTTAGTTGGTTTATATGCCGCTTTTATAATGGGTTTAGTAACTGCTATTTTAGGTGGTAGACCCGGTTTAATTTCAGGCGGCGCAGGTGCAACAGTAATTGTTTTAATTGCTTTAATGAAAACCCAAGGTATTGAATATGTCTTTGCTGCGGTAGCTTTAGCAGGTATTATTCAAATTATAGTTGGGTTATTTAAGCTGGGTAAATTTGTTAGGTTGGTGCCACAACCCGTTATGTTTGGCTTTGTAAATGGTTTGGCCATCATTATTTTCATGTCACAACTGGAGCAATTTAAAACAGTCATAAATGGAAAAAGCGAATGGTTAAGTGGAAATCCGCTATACGTAATGTTAGGATTAGTGGCTTTAACAATTTCAATTGTTATTCTTTTGCCGAAAATAACTAAGGCAGTTCCTTCATCTTTAGTGGCCATAATTGTCGTTTTTATTGTTGTGCTAGGTTTTGGAATAGATACCAAACTGGTAAAAAATATAGCTTCTGTTGCTGGTGGTTTACCTCCATTCCATATTCCGAAGGTTCCGATAAATTTTGAAACGCTAAAAATTATATTTCCATACGGCTTAATAATGGCCGGTGTTGGTTTAACCGAAGGTTTGTTAACGCTTAATTTAGTTGATGAAATAACGGAAACCAAAGGCAACGGGAACAAAGAGAGTATTGCTCAAGGTATTGCTAATATTTTTAATGGGTTTTTTTATGGAATGGGCGGATGCCCGATGATTGCACAAACGCTGGTTAATTTATCAGCAGGATCAAGGGCTAGGTTATCAGGAATAGTTGCAGCTTTGACCATATTAATAATAATTTTAGAAGGTTCGTCGATTATTGAACGCGTGCCTATGGCTGCTTTGGTAGGCGTAATGATGATGGTTGCCATTGGTACTTTCGAATGGATGAGTTTCAGAATCGTTAACAGAATGCCTTGGCAGGATATTTTTGTTGGTATAATGGTTGCTGTGATTACAGTTTGGTTAAGAAATTTGGCACTAGCCGTTTTAATAGGCGTAATTGTATCTGCCCTAATTTTTGCCTGGGAAAGCGCAAAACGAATCAGGGCCAAAAAATTTATTGATGATGATGGCGTTAAGCACTATGAAATTTACGGACCTTTATTTTTCGGATCCGTTGCTGCTTTTAATGAAAAATTTGACGTTGCCAGCGATCCAAATTTTGTGGTAATTAATTTTAAGGATAGTAGGGTATTTGATATGTCGGGAATTGATGCCTTAAATAAGCTAACAGAGCGATATAAAAATGCAAATAAAAAACTTCACCTAAAACATTTAAGCGAAGATTGTAAGCGTTTGCTTAAGAATGCCGATGAAATTATTGAAGTTAATATCTTAGATGGTCCATCTTATTTAATTGCGAACGATAAGTAA
- the dinB gene encoding DNA polymerase IV, which produces MSDSNLPVTRKIIHIDMDAFYASVEQRDFPEYRGKAIVVGGKPDSRGVVATASYEARKYGIKSAMSCSKAYQLCPTAIFVYPRFDAYAAASKAIREIFSRYTDIIEPLSLDEAYLDVTYDKLGIGSAIDIAKSIKDAIKNELNLTASAGVSTNKFVAKVASDMNKPDGLTFIGPSKIKAFMEKLPVEKFFGVGKVTAAKMKAMQINTGADLKKLTETQLLAQFGKSGYFYYKIVRGIDDRAVQAHRETKSVGAEDTLSEDTNEDAVMHDLLKQISETVAVRLDKHQLKGKTLTLKIKFADFKQITRSRSYSVSIKDADKIYFEAIKLLNEANIGTTSVRLLGITLSRFYEDVIVEKPESNQLTFDF; this is translated from the coding sequence ATGTCTGATTCTAATTTACCAGTTACTAGAAAAATAATTCACATTGATATGGATGCATTCTATGCATCGGTAGAGCAACGCGATTTTCCAGAATATCGTGGAAAAGCAATTGTTGTTGGCGGCAAACCAGATAGTCGAGGCGTTGTAGCTACAGCAAGTTATGAAGCGAGAAAATACGGCATAAAATCCGCCATGTCTTGTAGTAAAGCTTATCAATTATGTCCGACAGCAATTTTTGTTTATCCAAGATTTGATGCCTATGCTGCAGCCTCAAAGGCGATTAGAGAAATTTTTAGTCGCTATACCGATATTATAGAACCTCTTTCTTTAGATGAGGCTTATTTAGATGTTACTTACGATAAACTTGGCATTGGATCAGCAATTGATATTGCGAAATCTATTAAAGATGCCATCAAAAATGAATTAAATTTAACGGCATCTGCCGGTGTTTCTACCAATAAATTTGTTGCGAAAGTTGCCTCAGATATGAATAAACCGGATGGATTAACTTTCATCGGTCCATCTAAAATCAAGGCATTTATGGAGAAACTGCCTGTAGAAAAATTTTTTGGTGTTGGTAAAGTTACGGCAGCCAAGATGAAAGCCATGCAAATAAATACAGGAGCAGATTTAAAAAAACTGACCGAAACACAGTTATTGGCTCAGTTTGGAAAGTCGGGTTATTTCTATTATAAAATTGTTCGCGGCATTGATGATCGAGCAGTTCAAGCTCATAGAGAAACAAAATCCGTTGGTGCTGAAGATACTTTAAGTGAAGATACCAATGAAGACGCTGTTATGCATGATCTTTTAAAACAGATTAGTGAGACCGTTGCTGTTCGTTTAGATAAGCATCAGCTAAAAGGAAAGACATTGACTTTAAAAATAAAATTTGCTGATTTTAAGCAAATTACCCGCAGTCGATCTTACAGTGTATCTATAAAAGATGCTGATAAAATTTATTTTGAGGCTATTAAATTATTAAATGAAGCAAATATTGGAACAACAAGTGTTCGTTTGTTGGGCATAACCTTATCTCGTTTTTATGAAGATGTTATAGTAGAAAAACCTGAAAGTAATCAGTTAACATTCGATTTTTAA
- a CDS encoding response regulator, with the protein MANKKILIADDDEGIVDAVTMILEVMGYEVEFTYDGGEVLEAVKNKPDLILLDIWMSGHDGRDICRQLKSDPKYQGIPILMISASRNIKQSALDAGANDFMEKPFEMDSLLNKVDSLLLN; encoded by the coding sequence ATGGCGAATAAAAAAATACTCATTGCAGATGATGATGAGGGTATTGTAGATGCCGTAACTATGATTTTAGAAGTTATGGGTTATGAAGTTGAATTTACCTATGATGGTGGTGAAGTTTTAGAAGCCGTAAAAAACAAACCTGATTTGATTTTGCTTGATATTTGGATGAGTGGGCATGATGGAAGAGACATTTGCAGACAGTTGAAAAGCGACCCAAAATATCAGGGCATACCTATACTTATGATTTCTGCCAGTAGAAATATTAAACAATCTGCGCTCGATGCTGGAGCAAATGACTTTATGGAGAAACCTTTTGAAATGGATTCTTTGCTTAATAAAGTTGATTCACTTTTACTTAATTAG
- a CDS encoding LacI family DNA-binding transcriptional regulator has translation MDSINIKKLAEALNLSTSTISRAFRDNSDINGVTKERILAKAKELHYQPNHYASNLREQKSKTIAVIVPELANNYFSQAIHGIERIARSNGYHILIYVTDDDYSKEVNFINHLHNGRADGIIMSVSGEANDHNYLNSFGSKRLPLVFFDRIYEDIKTPRVITNDYNSSFAATEHLINQGCKRVAYMVINKSLSIGKTRMQGYIDALAKHHIPFEENLIIDCSNSYEENSIIVKDALLQIKPDGIFTSVERLAFATYYACYDLKIRIPEDLKIISFSSLEIAPLLNPSLTTITQPATEIGERAAKLLFTILDDHVDKNLSTEVILDSKIIMRNSTSNRDKID, from the coding sequence ATGGACAGTATAAATATTAAGAAATTAGCTGAAGCTTTAAATTTATCTACTTCTACAATTTCCCGGGCTTTTAGAGATAATAGCGATATTAACGGCGTTACAAAAGAACGCATTTTGGCTAAGGCAAAGGAGTTACATTATCAACCGAATCATTATGCAAGCAATCTTCGCGAACAAAAAAGCAAAACGATAGCTGTAATTGTTCCAGAACTTGCCAACAATTATTTCTCTCAGGCCATACATGGAATTGAACGGATTGCAAGATCGAATGGATATCATATTCTAATTTACGTAACCGACGATGATTATAGCAAAGAAGTTAATTTTATTAATCACTTACATAACGGTAGGGCAGATGGCATAATCATGTCTGTTTCTGGCGAAGCTAACGATCATAATTACTTAAATAGTTTTGGGTCGAAAAGGTTGCCACTGGTATTTTTTGATCGGATTTATGAAGATATCAAAACACCCAGGGTAATTACAAATGATTACAATAGTAGTTTTGCTGCAACAGAACATTTAATTAATCAAGGCTGCAAACGGGTGGCTTATATGGTAATTAATAAAAGTTTATCCATCGGTAAAACGCGTATGCAAGGTTATATAGATGCCTTGGCTAAACATCATATCCCTTTCGAAGAGAATTTGATAATAGATTGTAGCAACAGTTACGAAGAAAATAGCATCATAGTGAAAGATGCTTTACTCCAAATTAAGCCAGATGGTATTTTTACTTCGGTAGAGCGTTTGGCTTTCGCAACTTATTATGCCTGTTATGATTTAAAGATTAGAATTCCAGAAGACTTGAAAATAATTAGTTTTTCGAGTTTAGAAATCGCCCCTTTATTAAACCCTTCATTAACAACCATCACCCAACCAGCCACGGAAATTGGGGAACGGGCAGCCAAATTATTATTCACAATTCTTGATGATCACGTTGATAAAAATTTATCTACCGAAGTAATTTTAGATTCAAAAATTATCATGAGAAATTCTACTTCAAATAGGGATAAAATCGACTAA